A window from Actinomycetes bacterium encodes these proteins:
- a CDS encoding amidohydrolase family protein, whose product MSEQFDMLIRGGTVVDGTGAPGYAADVAIRDARVAAIGEDLDGTATEEIDATGRVVCPGFVDIHTHYDAQAMWDNRFTCSPWHGVTTAIVGNCGFGIAPMRPENRNTAMRTLEKVEGMSFEALSAGLGEQWPFVTFPEYLDALESGGTAINVAALVGHTPLRLWVMGADSTERTANEAEVAEMADLAREAVQAGAIGFSTSVAATHHGHGGKPVPSRLADFDEVDALVGAVSGEGARFLQAAMGRGLFNEEFEDLARRHDITITWTALLAGMTGKGKHHGYLETAAAQQADGLRIVPQVACRPIMFDFRFDEPYPFELLDCFGEVRNADRAAKAEAYADPAFRERFRAESAPDAKNVNAGWAKRALVSRHDPDPSIEERGLEELAAERGVDPEDLALDLALESDLTTRFRFAFLNHDQEEVRDLIQDPHTVITLSDAGAHADQLCDACWSTHLLGHWVRDEGALPLEAAVHALTQRPAELVGLADRGVLAEGRPADVVVFDPETVGHKPLRRVADLPGGAERLLADPVGVDAVIVNGTMLRDSEGDRIPEGGDLPGRLLRGGTARHANGAG is encoded by the coding sequence ATGAGCGAACAGTTCGACATGCTGATCCGCGGGGGCACCGTGGTCGATGGCACCGGCGCACCCGGCTACGCCGCGGACGTGGCAATCCGCGATGCACGGGTGGCTGCGATCGGCGAGGACCTCGACGGCACGGCCACCGAGGAGATCGACGCCACTGGCAGGGTCGTGTGCCCGGGGTTCGTCGACATCCACACTCACTACGACGCGCAGGCGATGTGGGACAACCGCTTCACCTGCTCGCCCTGGCACGGGGTGACCACCGCGATCGTGGGCAACTGTGGGTTCGGAATCGCACCCATGCGGCCCGAGAACCGCAACACTGCGATGCGCACGCTCGAGAAGGTCGAGGGCATGTCGTTCGAGGCGCTGTCGGCCGGGCTCGGCGAGCAGTGGCCGTTCGTGACCTTCCCGGAGTACCTCGACGCGCTCGAATCCGGAGGCACCGCCATCAACGTGGCTGCGCTCGTCGGCCACACACCCCTGCGCCTCTGGGTGATGGGCGCCGACTCCACCGAGCGCACCGCCAACGAGGCCGAAGTGGCCGAGATGGCGGACCTCGCCCGGGAAGCGGTGCAGGCCGGGGCAATCGGGTTCAGCACCTCTGTTGCTGCCACCCACCACGGCCACGGCGGCAAGCCGGTGCCGAGTCGGCTCGCCGACTTCGACGAGGTCGACGCGCTCGTGGGGGCGGTGTCAGGCGAGGGTGCCCGGTTCCTGCAGGCAGCGATGGGCCGGGGCTTGTTCAATGAGGAGTTCGAAGACTTGGCCAGGCGTCACGACATCACGATCACATGGACGGCGCTGCTGGCCGGGATGACCGGCAAGGGCAAGCACCACGGCTACCTCGAGACCGCAGCGGCCCAGCAGGCAGACGGACTCCGCATCGTGCCGCAGGTGGCCTGCCGGCCGATCATGTTCGACTTTCGCTTCGACGAGCCGTACCCGTTCGAGCTGCTCGACTGCTTCGGAGAGGTTCGCAACGCCGACCGGGCCGCCAAGGCCGAGGCCTACGCCGATCCTGCGTTCCGGGAACGGTTCCGTGCCGAGTCGGCGCCCGATGCCAAGAACGTCAACGCCGGGTGGGCCAAGCGCGCACTGGTTTCGCGCCACGACCCCGACCCGTCGATCGAGGAGCGGGGGCTCGAGGAACTCGCCGCCGAGCGGGGTGTGGACCCCGAAGACCTGGCGCTCGACCTCGCCCTGGAGTCCGACCTCACCACGCGGTTCCGCTTCGCCTTCCTCAACCACGACCAGGAGGAAGTGCGCGACCTCATCCAGGACCCGCACACGGTGATCACGCTCTCCGACGCCGGCGCACACGCCGACCAGCTATGCGATGCCTGCTGGTCGACCCACCTGCTCGGCCACTGGGTGCGCGACGAGGGAGCGCTGCCGCTCGAGGCGGCCGTGCACGCACTCACCCAGCGGCCCGCCGAACTGGTCGGACTCGCAGACCGCGGCGTACTGGCCGAGGGGCGACCGGCCGACGTGGTGGTATTCGATCCAGAAACGGTGGGCCACAAGCCGCTGCGACGCGTCGCCGACCTTCCCGGCGGGGCGGAGCGCCTGCTGGCCGACCCGGTCGGCGTGGATGCCGTGATCGTCAACGGCACCATGCTGCGGGACTCCGAGGGCGACCGCATTCCCGAGGGCGGGGACCTGCCCGGCAGGCTGCTCCGTGGTGGCACCGCCAGGCATGCCAACGGCGCCGGCTGA
- a CDS encoding AMP-binding protein, with protein sequence MADTPGVRMPTLEERTEAAGVGMSVALWAQVIGDEPAVTSPGGDRTFAELNANANAMVRVLRARGVEPGDSVAIMCRNRVEMVEAVQGCLRGGLRWTPVNWHLTPAEAAHIVGDCGATALIADAALGDLPVETAARCDTLRARIAIGTDDTSPPAGFEPWEDLLAGQPGDDIEDPSAGTRMLYTSGTTGFPKGVVRPTNYSTGLKAITDAPKYAAGTGQRNLCTGPLHHGGPMSFSLLAPLASGVGVVLMDRWDASEALRLIERHRITHTHMVPTMFHRLLQLPDAERAAADVSSLTYVLHGAAPCPPATKAAMLDWFGPVIWEYYAATEGAAASIGPKEWLEHPGSVGQPPAANHVRIADDDGVECAPGIAGEIQIVRVEGADFEYLNDPDKTERARRGGYFTVGDIGYLDDDGWLFVTDRSDDLILRGGVNVYPAETEAVLLTHPAVRDAAVLGVADEDLGERVLAVVELNDAAGATAPDDLLDELAAHCAEHLAGFKCPSEIRMTESLPRGDNGKLHRRQVREHLR encoded by the coding sequence ATGGCCGACACGCCCGGGGTCCGAATGCCGACGCTGGAGGAGCGCACCGAGGCCGCAGGTGTCGGCATGTCGGTTGCGCTCTGGGCTCAGGTGATCGGCGACGAGCCGGCAGTCACCTCCCCCGGAGGCGACCGTACGTTCGCAGAGCTGAACGCGAACGCCAATGCGATGGTGCGAGTCCTTCGGGCCCGCGGTGTGGAGCCGGGCGACTCGGTGGCGATCATGTGCCGCAACCGCGTCGAGATGGTGGAGGCCGTGCAGGGATGCTTGCGCGGTGGCCTGCGCTGGACTCCGGTCAACTGGCACCTGACCCCCGCGGAGGCGGCGCACATCGTGGGCGACTGCGGCGCCACCGCACTGATCGCGGACGCCGCACTGGGAGACCTGCCTGTCGAAACGGCGGCCCGGTGCGACACGTTGAGGGCACGCATCGCCATCGGCACCGACGACACATCTCCGCCCGCTGGATTCGAACCCTGGGAGGACCTGCTCGCCGGCCAGCCGGGTGACGACATCGAGGACCCTTCCGCGGGCACGCGGATGCTCTACACATCGGGCACCACCGGGTTCCCCAAGGGCGTGGTGAGGCCCACCAACTACTCGACGGGACTGAAGGCCATCACCGACGCCCCGAAGTACGCTGCCGGCACCGGCCAGCGCAACCTTTGCACCGGACCGTTGCACCACGGTGGTCCGATGAGCTTCAGCCTGCTCGCCCCGCTGGCTTCGGGAGTAGGGGTCGTGCTGATGGACCGCTGGGACGCCTCCGAGGCGCTGCGGCTGATCGAGCGGCACCGCATCACCCACACGCACATGGTGCCCACGATGTTCCACCGCTTGCTCCAACTGCCCGATGCGGAGCGGGCTGCAGCCGATGTGTCATCGCTCACCTATGTGCTGCACGGGGCCGCCCCCTGCCCGCCTGCCACCAAGGCAGCCATGCTGGACTGGTTCGGCCCGGTGATCTGGGAGTACTACGCCGCCACCGAAGGCGCCGCTGCCTCGATAGGTCCCAAGGAATGGCTGGAGCACCCGGGCAGCGTCGGCCAGCCCCCGGCGGCCAACCACGTGCGCATCGCGGATGACGACGGTGTCGAGTGCGCGCCCGGCATCGCCGGTGAGATCCAGATCGTTCGGGTGGAAGGCGCCGACTTCGAGTACCTCAACGACCCCGACAAGACCGAGCGGGCGCGAAGGGGCGGGTACTTCACCGTCGGCGACATCGGCTACCTCGACGACGACGGCTGGCTGTTCGTCACCGACCGGTCGGATGACCTGATCCTGCGAGGCGGGGTAAACGTGTACCCCGCCGAGACCGAGGCCGTGCTGCTGACCCACCCGGCGGTGCGCGACGCGGCAGTCCTCGGAGTGGCCGACGAAGACCTCGGCGAGCGGGTGTTGGCAGTGGTCGAGCTGAATGATGCCGCCGGAGCCACGGCACCAGATGACCTCTTGGACGAACTGGCGGCGCACTGCGCCGAACACCTGGCTGGCTTCAAGTGCCCCTCGGAGATCCGGATGACCGAGTCACTCCCCCGCGGCGACAACGGCAAGCTCCACCGTCGCCAGGTCCGCGAACACCTCCGCTGA
- a CDS encoding amidohydrolase — protein MTATETRAPALEPAELGYGYVSADSHVTEPPDCYANYIDPAFRDRAPHIVHDDKRGDLYVIPGMDAMSVPMGLVAAAGEESSEMTFSGRDFEDWHRSGWDPSTRLADQARDGVVAEILYATVGMPLCGHEDLEYRRACMEAYNRWLADYCSFAPDRLFGCGQAAVADAEGGAEELEAIGEAGHVGVMMSGMPGTADYDDPSYDRLWAKAVELDLPLCFHILTNKSYSGHRGPKINALLNVVRSVQDIIGMLIFSGVFERFPDLKVVGVESDAGWAPHYAYRMDHIYKRHRFWNKTQELSKLPSEYFRDNIKLTFQDDWTAFSMLDLIDENQLMWANDFPHSDSTWPLSKELLGEHTAKLTGHQMRRILRDNCVELYGLDVPLQPADVS, from the coding sequence ATGACCGCCACTGAAACGCGCGCTCCTGCGCTGGAGCCGGCAGAGCTCGGCTACGGGTATGTCTCGGCCGACTCGCACGTGACCGAGCCGCCCGACTGCTACGCCAACTACATCGACCCCGCGTTCCGTGACCGTGCTCCGCACATCGTGCACGACGACAAGCGCGGCGACCTGTACGTGATCCCGGGCATGGACGCCATGTCGGTGCCGATGGGCCTGGTGGCAGCAGCCGGCGAGGAGTCATCGGAGATGACCTTCAGCGGCCGCGACTTCGAGGACTGGCACCGCTCGGGCTGGGATCCGTCGACCCGACTCGCCGACCAGGCCCGCGACGGCGTGGTCGCCGAGATCCTCTACGCCACCGTCGGCATGCCGTTGTGCGGCCACGAGGACCTGGAGTACCGACGGGCATGCATGGAGGCATACAACCGCTGGCTCGCCGACTACTGCTCGTTCGCCCCCGACCGACTCTTCGGTTGCGGGCAGGCTGCGGTCGCGGATGCCGAAGGTGGGGCCGAGGAACTCGAGGCCATCGGCGAGGCCGGCCACGTGGGCGTGATGATGTCAGGCATGCCCGGCACGGCCGACTACGACGACCCGTCCTATGACCGCCTGTGGGCCAAGGCGGTCGAACTCGACCTGCCGCTGTGCTTCCACATCCTCACCAACAAGTCCTACTCGGGGCACCGCGGGCCGAAGATCAACGCGCTGCTCAACGTGGTGCGGTCCGTGCAGGACATCATCGGGATGCTCATCTTCTCGGGCGTGTTCGAACGCTTCCCCGACCTCAAGGTGGTGGGCGTGGAGTCCGACGCCGGCTGGGCGCCGCACTACGCCTACCGGATGGACCACATCTACAAGCGGCACCGTTTCTGGAACAAGACCCAGGAGCTCTCGAAGCTCCCCTCGGAGTACTTCCGCGACAACATCAAGCTGACCTTCCAGGACGACTGGACCGCCTTTTCGATGCTGGACCTGATCGACGAGAACCAGTTGATGTGGGCCAACGACTTCCCGCACTCCGACTCGACCTGGCCGCTGTCCAAGGAACTACTGGGCGAGCACACCGCCAAGCTGACCGGGCACCAGATGCGGCGCATCCTGCGCGACAACTGCGTGGAGCTCTACGGCCTCGACGTGCCGTTGCAGCCGGCCGACGTCTCCTGA